The following is a genomic window from Lysinibacillus sp. G4S2.
GCCCTGCCGGAACGAAGATCAACTTATCCTCATGACATACGTTTTAAAATAACATCCCCAATTTTTGTTAAAGACTCATAATAAAGCATTTTTTGTAGTCAGTTATTATTATTCCCAATTTTAAAAAAACCTATCACTCCAAAGTAAAAACCTGATGCAAATTGCATCAGGCTTTAAAATTTTATTCTGCTAGTTGTTCATTTTCAACAGGCTTTGTCACTTCGCTATCTTCACTAACTACAACGTCTGGCTGCTGAATAGATTTACCGGATTTGCGCAATACGAAATATGCACAGCCAAAATTACAATACTCATATAAGTAATCTTGAAGTGTACTAATTTTCGTATCGAAAGTAGCTTTCTGATTTTTATCGTCAAAAAAGCCTTTTAAGCGTAATTGGTTATAGCCCCAGTCGCCCACAATAAAATCATATCTAGCTAAAATATCTGAGTAACGTTCCTTGAACACTTCCTCTTGAAAAGCTTCTCGGTAATCTTCAATAAGCTCGTATTCATATCCTTCAATATTAATCAAAGTGACACCACCTTCTATTACAACATTTGATTTACAGCTCTACGTGTAACTGACGTTCTTTTGTTGCTTCGTTAACTTGTTCATCAGCATGATAGCTACTACGTACAAGTGGGCCTGCTTCACAATGTTTGAAACCTTTTTCCATTGCGATTTTACGCAGTTTACCAAACTCTATTGGAGAATAATACTTTTTGACAGCTAAATGCTTTTTCGTTGGTTGTAAGTATTGACCAATCGTCATAATATCTACGTTATTTGCGCGTAGATCGTCCATAACTTCAATAATTTCTTCCTCTGTTTCACCTAAGCCTATCATTAAAGATGACTTTGTAGGGATATCTGGCTGCATTTCTTTTGCCAAACGAAGAAATTCTAATGAACGCTCGTATTTCGCGCGTGCACGTACTCTTGGCGTTAAGCGACGCACTGTTTCAATATTATGATTTAAAATATCTGGCTTGGCATCCATTAAAATTTGAAGGTTCTCTTTCAAACCTCCTAAATCGGACGGTAAAACTTCAACAGATGTAGCTGGACTTTTACGGCGAATCGCACGCACGGTTTCAGCTAATACTTGTGCACCGCCATCCTTTAAGTCATCACGCGCTACCATTGTAATAACAACGTGCTTCAAGTTCATAATAGCTACAGAATCTGCTACACGTTCTGGTTCAGCTAAATCTAATTCATTTGGTAAACCTGTTTTAACAGCACAAAAACGACAAGCACGCGTACAAACAGATCCAAGAATCATCATTGTCGCTGTACGTCGTTCACCCCAGCATTCATGAATATTAGGACAGCGTGCTTCCTCACATACCGTATGCAGATTTTTTTCACGCATGAGCTTCTTTAGCCCTTTATATTCATCATTTGTGTTTAGTTTTATTTTTAGCCAATCTGGTTTTCTTAAATGTTCTTCTCTTTCTTTGCTTGTAGGTTTACAAGATGTCATACGAATATCGCCCCTATCAATAATTGTACATTTTGTATATTAACTTCTTCACTGTTGTCAATGTAACATAATATAGGAACTCCAACAACTATCACAGCAACTTTTCTATTTATCATTAGTTATAGGGACTTCAAGTGACGGCTGTACTGCTTTTTCACCATTAGAATAAACATCTGGCACTTTCCCCTGCGCTAAGCCCATTGCCACCGGAATATCCTGAGAAACTGTAGCAGTTTTACTAGCAAAAGGGACAATAATTTGTACATTTACCTCTAAACGAATTCCTACCTGCACAAATGCACTATTAATACCATACTCTGTTATTGAAGAAGTAACTTCACTATGCACATTGCCAACTACATGAAAACGCACCGGAATTTTAGGTCCTAAATTCCCGAGTAGAGGCATATTGGCTGCCTGGCTAATAGGTACATAAAAAACTACCCCATTACCTTCTTTTATCTTGTTGTAATCATATTCAACGTTATCAAGATTTGGTAAGCTCGACAACTCCCCTAGTTCTGCCTGCTCTAAATTCATTTTTACTTGCTTTACCGTTTCGGCACGAACTCGATTAATCATTTCTGTATCAATTTTCAAATCAGAGCTACCAGGGGATACTTCTACAAGAATATCGTTAATATTTAAAACATTTGTTGTGGCATTACTGACAACATAGGAAGCGATCTTATCCGTTTGTATTTCAGCATATTTTAAATAGGTTGGCATAAGCCGCTCATTCAGAAAATAAATAAATAAAAATATACCAACAATAATGCTTACAATTAAAAGGGTTAAACGATTCAACCGATTGCCCTTTTTTCGATAGTTACCAGAATTGCTATATGATCGTAATTTCATCCTTTTTCGAGGGAAAAACAAAAAAATCTCCTCCTGTTCCATAACGTATGAACAGGAGGAGAAATTTATTCGATTTTCTATGGTACAATGTAATCCGCTTCAACACTTTCAATTGTTACGGTTGGGTCGTCCACTAAATTAATTTCATATGTAGCTGCCACTAATTGATTTTGCTCCTCAAAAATACGAATCCACGGTAATGCTGCATACGGTGGATTTTGTCTTGATACAATACCTCGACGTCCATCCGATAATTTTAAAATAACACCGTTAGGATAATGGACAACAGATTTTTTCAATGCTTGCACAATGCGTGCTTCGTATATAGTTCCAGAGCCCGCCTCTACAATTGCTAGTCCCTGAGAAGGCAGCATTTTTTCCCGATATACACGACTTGTAGTTACCGCATCAAAGACGTCTGCTACACCAATAATTTTTGCAAACGGATGGATTTCAAAATCAACTAAGCCCCGTGGATAGCCACTCCCATCAATTCGTTCATGATGTTGGAAGGCACAATGCGCAACAAGCAATGATATGGAATGTAAATTACGTAATATGTCAAAACCGTATCGAGTATGTTGCTTCATCGTTTCAAATTCCTCATTCGTAAGCCGCCCTGGTTTTGTTAGGATCTCTTTTGGTACCATAAGCTTCCCTACATCATGTAACAAAGCGCCAATCCCAATCATAC
Proteins encoded in this region:
- the lipA gene encoding lipoyl synthase; amino-acid sequence: MTSCKPTSKEREEHLRKPDWLKIKLNTNDEYKGLKKLMREKNLHTVCEEARCPNIHECWGERRTATMMILGSVCTRACRFCAVKTGLPNELDLAEPERVADSVAIMNLKHVVITMVARDDLKDGGAQVLAETVRAIRRKSPATSVEVLPSDLGGLKENLQILMDAKPDILNHNIETVRRLTPRVRARAKYERSLEFLRLAKEMQPDIPTKSSLMIGLGETEEEIIEVMDDLRANNVDIMTIGQYLQPTKKHLAVKKYYSPIEFGKLRKIAMEKGFKHCEAGPLVRSSYHADEQVNEATKERQLHVEL
- a CDS encoding HD-GYP domain-containing protein, with translation MRLISIDVVKEGMVLGRTIWNEAGHPLLKKDVVINARIIQRLQQLNTHYIYINDKISDGIEVKETVPTVIRNKAISTIKDSFQSINGLNSVNASYVLDKQSKAIISIVDELLAAVSSNEEILTILTDAYLFDEYLYQHSFQVTLYSIAIAKELGYSAEDLRMIGIGALLHDVGKLMVPKEILTKPGRLTNEEFETMKQHTRYGFDILRNLHSISLLVAHCAFQHHERIDGSGYPRGLVDFEIHPFAKIIGVADVFDAVTTSRVYREKMLPSQGLAIVEAGSGTIYEARIVQALKKSVVHYPNGVILKLSDGRRGIVSRQNPPYAALPWIRIFEEQNQLVAATYEINLVDDPTVTIESVEADYIVP
- the yunB gene encoding sporulation protein YunB, encoding MEQEEIFLFFPRKRMKLRSYSNSGNYRKKGNRLNRLTLLIVSIIVGIFLFIYFLNERLMPTYLKYAEIQTDKIASYVVSNATTNVLNINDILVEVSPGSSDLKIDTEMINRVRAETVKQVKMNLEQAELGELSSLPNLDNVEYDYNKIKEGNGVVFYVPISQAANMPLLGNLGPKIPVRFHVVGNVHSEVTSSITEYGINSAFVQVGIRLEVNVQIIVPFASKTATVSQDIPVAMGLAQGKVPDVYSNGEKAVQPSLEVPITNDK
- a CDS encoding YutD family protein, with the translated sequence MINIEGYEYELIEDYREAFQEEVFKERYSDILARYDFIVGDWGYNQLRLKGFFDDKNQKATFDTKISTLQDYLYEYCNFGCAYFVLRKSGKSIQQPDVVVSEDSEVTKPVENEQLAE